In Pseudomonas rhizosphaerae, one DNA window encodes the following:
- a CDS encoding TauD/TfdA family dioxygenase, which produces MRFKWQPGDVAFWDNRAALHDPVYNYGDFPRVMERVLIADDDIPHRRRASADKPR; this is translated from the coding sequence GTGCGCTTCAAATGGCAACCGGGCGATGTGGCGTTCTGGGACAACCGCGCCGCACTGCATGACCCGGTGTACAACTACGGCGATTTCCCCCGGGTCATGGAGCGGGTGCTGATCGCCGACGATGACATACCCCATCGGCGCCGGGCCAGCGCCGATAAGC